The following coding sequences are from one Novosphingobium sp. Gsoil 351 window:
- a CDS encoding surface lipoprotein assembly modifier, with protein sequence MLRPIDFSLLPVVLQLSLATSVLGNEAAPGEPPQSIRLESLSADDVLAIAGRLIDVGRHDEAQALLDRLAADRAGGVERDFLDAMIALARKDYKRAEALFRKILADDPSLVRVRLELARTLFLQQDDEDADYHFKLAIAAHPPEAVIANIARFREAIRARRAWRFNLTLGIAPDSNINSATAKEQVDVFGLPFELDPESRARSGIGAIVAADANVRIRRNTALPIYLGAYGRLARYDDHRFNDIYVGGEAGPEFRLEGGRLRVAATGLQRWYGGRQLVSSLGGKLNYDRIIGGKWALEVSLATRHNAYARRSDVDGWDLEAALSANRALSTSALAFAYASVERSIFNDHGQTSWQSRIGGGVLKEIAWGLRPQISLEVGRQVNDGPLAPFGRTRRDWRLQASASIYKQDWNVSGFAPSLRFSYSRSFSTIALYDQKRQRAELGIAKAF encoded by the coding sequence ATGCTCCGCCCCATCGATTTCAGCCTGCTTCCTGTGGTGCTTCAGCTTTCCCTCGCCACCTCTGTGCTTGGCAACGAGGCAGCGCCGGGCGAGCCGCCCCAATCCATCCGCCTTGAAAGCCTTTCCGCCGATGATGTCCTCGCGATTGCCGGCCGCCTGATCGACGTCGGGCGCCATGACGAGGCGCAGGCGCTGCTCGACCGGCTGGCGGCGGACCGGGCGGGCGGGGTCGAACGCGATTTCCTCGACGCGATGATCGCGCTCGCCCGCAAGGACTACAAGCGCGCCGAGGCACTGTTTCGCAAGATCCTCGCGGACGACCCCAGCCTGGTTCGGGTCCGCCTAGAACTGGCGCGGACGCTGTTCCTCCAGCAAGACGACGAGGACGCCGACTACCACTTCAAGCTCGCCATCGCCGCGCACCCGCCCGAAGCCGTAATCGCCAACATCGCCCGGTTCCGCGAGGCGATCCGCGCGCGGCGGGCGTGGCGCTTCAACCTGACGCTCGGCATCGCGCCCGACAGCAACATCAATTCCGCCACCGCCAAAGAGCAGGTCGATGTGTTCGGACTGCCTTTCGAGCTCGATCCGGAATCGCGCGCGCGGTCGGGCATCGGGGCGATCGTTGCCGCGGACGCCAACGTCCGCATCCGGCGCAACACGGCCTTGCCGATCTACCTGGGCGCTTACGGCCGCTTGGCTCGTTATGACGACCACCGGTTCAACGACATCTACGTCGGCGGCGAAGCCGGGCCCGAGTTTCGCCTTGAGGGCGGGCGGCTGCGCGTCGCGGCGACCGGGCTCCAGCGCTGGTACGGCGGTCGGCAGCTTGTTAGCAGTCTCGGTGGGAAACTCAATTACGACCGGATCATCGGCGGCAAATGGGCGCTCGAAGTCTCGCTCGCGACGCGCCACAACGCCTATGCGCGGCGTTCTGACGTCGATGGCTGGGACCTCGAGGCCGCGCTCTCGGCCAACCGTGCGCTCAGCACCTCGGCGCTCGCTTTCGCCTACGCCAGCGTCGAGCGGAGCATTTTTAACGATCACGGCCAGACGAGCTGGCAGAGCCGGATCGGCGGTGGGGTGCTCAAGGAGATCGCCTGGGGCCTGCGCCCGCAGATTTCACTCGAGGTCGGCCGTCAGGTCAATGACGGCCCGCTCGCCCCGTTCGGTCGCACCCGGCGCGACTGGCGGTTGCAAGCTTCGGCCAGCATCTACAAGCAAGACTGGAACGTTTCCGGTTTCGCCCCCTCGCTGCGCTTCAGCTACAGCCGCAGCTTCTCGACAATCGCCCTCTACGACCAGAAGCGCCAGCGCGCCGAGTTGGGCATCGCCAAGGCCTTCTGA